One part of the Glycine soja cultivar W05 chromosome 11, ASM419377v2, whole genome shotgun sequence genome encodes these proteins:
- the LOC114377140 gene encoding extensin-2-like — MGNRQWPPLVIALTFCLMAISVGADDKPYYGQPSNYYPHPTPTPYHQANGPPYYYNSPPYYYKSPPPPSPSPPPPYIYHSPPPYYYKSPPPPYYYKSSLHPSSSPPPSYIYKSPPPPSPSPPPPYVYNSPPPPSPSPPPPYVYKSPPLPLLSPPPPYVYKSP; from the coding sequence ACAGGCAATGGCCTCCATTGGTCATTGCATTAACATTTTGTCTAATGGCTATCAGTGTTGGCGCTGATGATAAGCCTTACTATGGCCAACCATCCAACTACTATCCACACCCCACACCAACACCATATCACCAAGCAAACGGTCCACCTTACTATTACAACTCACCTCCATATTACTACAAATCTCCACCTCCACCCTCTCCATCACCACCACCTCCTTATATCTACCACTCACCTCCACCATATTATTACAAGTCGCCACCTCCTCCATATTATTATAAGTCATCACTACATCCATCATCTTCGCCTCCTCCATCCTATATTTACAAGTCTCCACCTCCACCATCTCCTTCACCACCTCCTCCATATGTTTATaactctcctcctcctccatcaCCTTCACCACCTCCACCTTACGTCTACAAGTCACCACCCCTACCATTACTTTCACCACCTCCACCATATGTTTACAAGTCCCCCTGA